A genomic segment from Vanacampus margaritifer isolate UIUO_Vmar chromosome 3, RoL_Vmar_1.0, whole genome shotgun sequence encodes:
- the asb6 gene encoding ankyrin repeat and SOCS box protein 6, whose translation MPYLHGFRRIIYEYQPLVDAVMSVVGLEEGDGSHKGSPEVKRHLCSSLAELLERESQSEVFMEGISYALFKVAEQGQVEAAEVLLRYRADLNFEDPVSFYNPLHIAVLRNKPNMMKLLIEHKADMEKRDRIHESSPLDLASEDSDRLPCLLALLDLGANVNARDKRGKTPLLHALASSDGLTVNNTESIRLLLQRGADVKAVTEDGETVASSLVFLVKEALDANAEDAAEMGKFCLKTTQLLLAHGVDPSFDTNDSESSLTQTSLEHFDLLFPLAVLVIQSGASLFCAHSDSCWQASTIIFQRLQAALRQCSDPNDASELLEQAELLLDLARVNYPTVSLYSRLGPLTFGQDLHPYAQALQDLYSRVVMRDTSPAALKCLCRAFIRGHLKPWPLEERINALPLPDRLKGFLLPERTYEPKPGWDRFKPQQSQR comes from the exons ATGCCTTACCTCCACGGCTTTCGAAGGATCATATATGAGTATCAGCCATTGGTGGATGCTGTCATGAGTGTGGTCGGGCTGGAAGAAGGAGACGGTAGTCACAAGGGCAG tccagAAGTGAAGCGACATCTGTGCAGTTCTTTAGCGGAGCTTTTGGAGCGAGAGTCCCAATCCGAAGTGTTCATGGAAGGGATTAGCTATGCTCTGTTTAAAGTGGCTGAGCAGGGACAAGTGGAGGCTGCTGAAGTCCTTCTACGGTACAGAGCAGATCTTAATTTTGAGG ACCCAGTGTCGTTTTACAACCCACTGCATATAGCAGTTCtgagaaacaaaccaaacatgatGAAATTGCTCATCGAGCACAAAGCTGACATGGAAAAAAGAGACAGG ATTCATGAGAGCAGCCCCTTGGATCTTGCCAGTGAGGACTCGGACCGTTTACCCTGCCTGCTTGCATTGCTTGATCTGGGTGCCAATGTGAATGCAAGAGATAAACGAG GAAAAACCCCTTTGCTTCATGCCTTGGCAAGCAGCGATGGCTTAACTGTGAACAACACAGAGAGCATCCGGCTTCTCCTACAGAGAG GTGCTGACGTCAAAGCTGTTACTGAAGATGGCGAAACAGTTGCGTCCTCGTTGGTGTTTCTGGTCAAGGAGGCGCTAGACGCCAACGCCGAGGATGCTGCCGAAATGGGGAAATTCTGCCTGAAAACCACGCAGTTACTGCTGGCCCATGGTGTGGACCCCAGCTTTGATACCAATGACAGCGAGTCCTCCCTGACCCAAACAAGCCTGGAGCACTTTGACCTTCTCTTCCCCTTGGCTGTGCTGGTAATCCAGAGCGGAGCCTCTTTGTTTTGTGCCCACAGTGACTCCTGCTGGCAAGCTTCCACAATTATTTTCCAGCGGCTTCAGGCAGCCCTGCGGCAGTGCTCAGATCCAAATGATGCCTCTGAGCTCCTTGAGCAAGCTGAGTTGTTGCTGGACCTAGCGAGGGTGAACTACCCCACAGTGAGTCTGTATTCCAGGCTGGGTCCTCTTACGTTTGGGCAAGATCTTCACCCATATGCTCAAGCTCTACAAGATCTTTACAGCCGGGTGGTCATGCGTGATACTTCCCCTGCTGCTCTCAAGTGCCTTTGTAGGGCGTTTATTAGGGGCCACCTCAAGCCCTGGCCGCTAGAAGAGAGAATCAATGCTTTGCCATTACCAGACAGGCTGAAAGGATTCCTTCTACCCGAGCGCACATATGAGCCAAAGCCCGGTTGGGACCGTTTTAAACCCCAGCAAAGCCAACGCTGA